TTCATGCGCTGAAGAACGCGGCGGTGCCGATCGTGACCGTGATCGGGATCGGCATCGCGCTGCTGATCGGCGGCGCGGTCGTCACCGAAAGCGTGTTCGCGATTCCCGGCCTCGGCCGGCTCACGATCGACGCGATCCTGCGCCGCGACTATCCGGTGATCCAGGGCATCGTGCTGCTGTTCAGCTTCGTCTACGTCCTCGTCAACCTGATGATCGACGTCATTTATACGCTCGTCGACCCGAGGATCCGCTATTGACCGACACCACCGTCAATCCGCAATCGCTTCCGACCGGCCTCGTCCTCGCGCCCCAGCTGCCTGAGATCCTGCGCCCGGTCACGATCCGGCGCGGTTTCATCGGCTTCCTGCGCGGCCATCCCACCGTTGCGATCGGCGGCGCACTGCTGCTGCTGCTCGTCCTGATCGCGGTGTTCGCGCCCTATCTCTGGACGGTCGATCCGACTGCGCTGGCGCCGGCCAAGCGCACGCGGGCGCCTTCGGCCGATTTCTGGTTCGGCACCGACGTGCTCGGTCGCGACATCTACTCGCGCGTGCTGTTCGGTGCGCGGGTCTCGCTGACGGTCGGCCTGTCGGTCGCGATCTTCGCGTCCGCGGCAGGTCTTGCCATCGGCATGGTCTCGGGCTTCATCCGCTGGGCCGACGGCATTTTGATGCGCTTCATGGACGGGTTGATGTCGATCCCGCCGATCCTGCTCGCGATCGCGCTGATGGCGCTGACGCGCGGCAGCGTCGGCAACGTCATCCTCGCGATCACCATCGCCGAGATTCCGCGAGTTTCTCGTCTTGTTCGTAGCGTGGTGCTGTCGCTGCGCGAGCAGCCCTATGTGGACGCGGCCGTCGCCTGCGGCACGCGCACGCCGATGATCATCCTGCGCCACATCCTGCCCAACACGGTCGCGCCGATGCTGGTGCAGGCGACCTACATTTGCGCCAGCGCCATGATCACCGAGGCGATCCTGTCCTTCATCGGCGCGGGCACGCCGCCCACCATTCCGTCCTGGGGCAACATCATGGCGGAAGGTCGCGCGCTGTGGCAGGTCAAGCCTTACATCGTGTTCTTCCCGGCGGCTTTCCTGTCGATCACCGTGCTCGCCGTGAATTTGCTCGGCGACGGCCTTCGCGATGCGCTCGATCCGCGCATGGCCAAGCGTCTTTAGATGTCCCGAGGCTGACCGCGATGGCGTTGTTAGAGGTCGAGAATCTGCAAACCCACTTCCGCACCCCGAGCGGCATCAACCGCGCGGTGGACGGGGTGTCCTTCCACGTCAACGAGGGCGAGACGCTGGCGATCGTCGGCGAGTCCGGCTGCGGCAAGTCGGTGACCTCGATGTCGCTGATGCGCCTGATCCCGGAGCCGCCCGGCAGGATCGCGGGCGCCATCCGCTTCGCCGGCAAGGATCTTCTCGCGCTCTCCGATCGCGAGATGCGCGCGATCCGCGGCAACGACATCTCGATGATCTTCCAGGAGCCGATGACGAGCCTCAATCCGGTGCTGACCGTCGGCCGCCAGATCCGCGAGACGCTGATGATCCATCAGGGCCTGGACAAGCAGGCCGCGGAAGCGCACGCGATCGAGATGCTGACGCTGGTCGGCATCCCCGAGCCGAAGCGGCGCGTGCGCGAATATCCGCATCAGCTCTCCGGCGGCATGCGCCAGCGCGTGATGATCGCGATCGCGCTCGCCTGCAATCCAAAGCTCCTGATCGCCGACGAGCCGACCACCGCGCTCGACGTGACGATCCAGGCGCAGATCCTCAAGCTGATGCTGGACCTGAAGCGCCGGGTCGGCGCGGCCATCATCCTCATCACCCACGATCTCGGCGTCGTCGCCGAGATCGCCGAGCGCGTCATGGTCATGTATGCCGGCCGCAAGGTCGAGGAGGCGCCGGTCGCGGAGCTGTTCCGCTCGCCGCGGCATCCCTATACGCAGGGCCTGTTAGGTGCGGTGCCGAAGCTCGGCTCCTCGCTCGCGGGCACCGCGACGCGGCTTGCCGAGATTCCCGGACAGGTGCCTGATCTGCGCAAGCCGATCATCGGCTGCGTCTTCGCCGGCCGCTGCGCGCTCGCAACCGATCTCTGCCGGCAATATGCGCCGGGCCTGGAAGAGAAAGGCCCGCGCCACATTGCCGCCTGCCACTACGCCGCCAAGGGGGCGGTCGCGGCATGAGTGTTCCGCTGCTCCAGGTCAACGACCTCAAGAAGCATTTCCCGATCAACAAGGGCCTCTTCGGGCGACAAACCGAATTCGTCTATGCGGTCGACGGCGTGTCGTTCGAGATCGCGCGCGGCGAGACGCTGTCGCTAGTCGGCGAGTCCGGCTGTGGCAAGTCGACGGTCGGCCGCGCCATCCTGCGGCTGTTCGACATCACCGCAGGGCAGGTGATCCTCGACGGCCAGCGCATCGACGACGCCCATCCGAGCACGATGCGCCAGATGCGCCGCCGCGTGCAGGTGGTGTTCCAGGATCCGTTCTCGAGCCTCAACCCGCGCATGCGCGTGCGCGACATTCTCGCCGAGCCGATCCGTAATTTTGGTCTGGCCAAATCCGCGGAGGATCTCGAAGTCCGCGTCACCGCGCTGATGGACACGGTGCGCCTGCCGCGGGAGGCGCTGAACCGCCGGCCGCACGAATTCTCAGGTGGCCAGCGCCAGCGCATCGGCATTGCCCGGGCGCTCGCGGCCGAGCCCGAGCTGATCGTCTGCGACGAGGCGGTCTCCGCGCTCGACGTCTCGGTCAAGGCGCAGATCGTCAATCTCTTGCAGGACCTTCAGCAGAAATTCGGCCTGGCACTGCTGTTCATCAGCCATGACCTCGCCATCGTCGAGCACATGACCCACCGCGTCGCGGTGATGTATCTCGGCAAGATCGTCGAGGTGGCGCCGCGCCGCGAGATCTTTGCCGCGCCAAAGCATCCCTATACGAGGGCGTTGCTCTCGGCGGTGCCGCTGCCCGAGCCCGGCGCGAAGCGCAATCCCATCATCCTCGGCGGCGACGTGCCGAGCCCGATCAATCCGCCGAAGGGATGCCGTTTCCACACCCGCTGCCCGCTCGTTTTCGACCGCTGCCGCACCGAGGAGCCGACGCTGCGCGCGATCGGACCCGAGCAGTGGGCGGCATGTCACCTTGCGGAGGAAGTGGAGGGGCTTTAGCCCTGCCGGCGCAGGAAGCCGGTGATCGTGACCTTCTCCCAGATGCCCGCTGCGGCAAAGGGATCGGCGCGGTTGAAGGCTTCGACCTCGCTGCGGCCCGGCGCATCGATCAGGAACAGGCTGCCGATCATGGTCTGGCCGTCGTCGGACACCAGCGGCCCCGACATCACGATCCTAACGCCGAAGCGCGAGGTGTCGCTCAGGAAAGCCTTGTGGGCGTCGTAATTGGCGAGCCGCGTCGGCAGCGCGCCGGCGCGGTCGACGGCGTGAATAGCGAACAGCATGATGTCTCCGTTTCTTGGCTCAGTTCTTGGGACGGCCGCGAGTGCGGCCGTCCGTATTTGCGGTGATTGGTTGGTCTATTTGGCGCCGAGCTTGCCGGCGTCCTCGAAGGTCGGGCAGGTGCGCTGCTCGAGCGGCACGTCGAACGGCTGGTAATTGTCCTTGGTGATGACGGTCGGCTTCAGCACGATCTCGCTGATGACGGGCTGGTTGCGCAAGGAGCGGATCGCCATCATGGTGCCGAGACAGCCTTGCGCGAACCCGTTGTAGTCGCCGCTGGCGAGCAGCTTGCCTGACTTGATCGCGTCGATCGCCTCCTTGGTGCCGTTGATGCCGATCACCTGCGCCTTGCGGTTGGCACCGTCGAGCGCCTCGATCGCGCCGACCGCCATGGCGTCGTTGGCAGCCAGCACGCCGTCGATCTGCGAATTCGACTGCATCAAATTCTCCATGACCTGGAGCGCCTGGAGCCGCTGATAGTTGCCGGGCTGCGAGGCCAAGAGCTTGGCGCCGGGGTTCTCCTTGATCGCGTCGTTGAAGCCGCGGACGCGGTCGACGTTGGTCAGCGAGCCCTTGACGCCCTCGATGATGACGATGTTGCCCTTGCCGCCCAGCGTCTTCAGCAGGAAGCGCGCGGTCTCGAGGCCAAGGCTGTAATCGTCGGCGCCGACGAAGGACAGGAACTTGCCGCCCGCCGAGCGATCGGTGATGTTGACGACCGGGATCTTGGCTTCGTTGATCTTCTCGACGCCCGGCACCATCGCCTTGTAGTCGACCGGCGTGAACACGATCGCGCTCGGCTTCTTCACCACGACGTCCTCGATCTGGCTGAGCTGCTCGGGGATCGAGTCGGGCTTGGTCGGGATGTATTGCAGCGTCTTCGCGTTCAGCGACTTCGCCATGTTGTCGGCGCCGACCCGCACTGTCTGGAAGAACGGGTTGGTCTGGTTCTTGGTGAAGACGGCGATGGTCTCGCCGTCGGCGCGCGCCCCAGTCGTGAACGCGGCCGCCATCAGCAGCGGCAGCGCAAAGGAACACGTCGAGTAGCCCAGTGTCAGTTTCATAGTGCCTCCATCCCTCATTTTGCTTGTTGGATTTCTAAGTGCTCATTGCGCGCGGCGGCGGGTCTTCATGTCGAGCCAGACCGCGAGAATGACGATGATGCCTGTCACCAGCGGCTGCCAGTTGGCGCTGACCGAGAGCAAGTTCATGCCGTTCAGCACCAGCGTCAGGATCAGCGCGCCGATGAAGGTGCCGAACACGGTGCCGACGCCGCCGAACAGGGAGGTGCCGCCGATCAGTACAGCCGCGATCGCCGGCAGCGTCAGGCTCTCGCCGATGTCGGCCTCGGCCGAATTGAGCCGCGACAGGAAGATGATCGAGGCGAGTCCGGCCATGGTGCCGGAGACCGCGTAGACCAGCAGCAGGCGCCGCGCGACGGGAATGCCGGAGAGACGGGCGGCGACCGGATTGGCGCCGATCGCATAGATCTCCTGGCCCCAGATCGTCCGCTGCGCAAACAGCGTCCCGATCCCGAGGAACACCAGCAGCAGGTAGACCGGAATGGGCAGACCGAACAGATAGCCGCTGCCGATCTGGCGGAAGCCTGCGGGGAAGCCGTGCAGGGTCTCGCCTGCCATGTACCAGTAGGTGAGGCCGTTCAGCACCCAGAGCATGCCATAGGTCGCGATGAAGGAGGGGATGCGGAGTGCCGTGACCATGATGCCGTTGAGGAGGCCGACTATGCCGCCGCAGGCGAGGCCGGTGAGGATGCCGAGCGCCGGCGAGCCGGTCTTGTGGATCACGGTCCCGGCGATGCAGGCCGACAGCGCGACATTGGCGCCGACGGAGAGATCGAGGCCTGCCGTGAGCACCACCAGCGTCAGGCCGGAGGCGATGAAGAAGGTCAGGCTCGCTTGCCGCAGCACATTGAGGATGTTGCCGAGGCTCAGGAAGGAATCGCTGAGCACGGCGAGCACCGCGCAAATCAGAAGCGCCGCGAGCAGGCGGTAGAACAGCTGGATCGCGTCCTGCGACAGGAACGAGCGGGGCGGCGCGATCGCCTCTTTGCTGATATCGGTCATGCGCGGCTCCTGAGGCCGTCGAGGAACAGGGCAACGATGACGAGGACACCGACGCTTGCGACCTGCACCGAGGACGGCAGCGAGATCAGGTTCAGCCCGTTGCGCAGCACGCCCACGGAGAGAACGCCGAGCAATGTGCCGAGCAGCCAGCCATTGCCGCGCTCGAACGAGGTGCCGCCGACCGCGACGGCGGCGATGGCATCGAATTCGAGGCCGAGGCCGGCGGTCGGGTGGCCGGAATTCATCCGCGCCGTCATCAGCAGGCCCGCGATGCCGGCCATGGCGCCGCCGATCGCGTACACCGCGATCAGCAGCTTGTTCGGCGAGAGACCGGCATAGCGCAGCGCCTCGCGATTGCCGCCGAGCGCGAAAATGTAGGTGCCGAAGCGGGTGTGATAGAGCAGGCCGTGGAACACCGCATAGGTCACCAGCGCCATCACGATCGGCACGGGCACGCCGAGCAGCGTCGCCGAATAGATGTCGCGCACGCTGTGGGGGATGCCGACCACGCTCTGGCCGTCGCTGACGATCAGCGACAGGCCCTGCGCCATGCCGAGCGTGCCGAGGGTCGCGACGAAGGGCGGGATACCGAGGATCGCGACCAGCCAGCCATTGGCGATGCCGAAAGCCGCGCCGACCAGCAGGCCGGCGCCGAGGCCGAGCAGCATCGATTTGGTCGCGAGCGACACGATCGCAACGCAAAGCGAGGTCAGCGTCAGCACCGCGCCCATCGACAGGTCCAGGCCCTCGGTCATGATGATCAAGGTCATCGGCAGCGCGAGCATGGTCAGGATGGTCGACTGCACCAGCACGTTGGAGAGGTTGGCGGCCGACAGGAAGCCGGGCGCGATGGCGCTGAACAGCGCGATCAGCAGCACCAGCACGATGGCAACGCCGGGAATGCGCTGCAGTGGATTGGGTTGTGATACGACCGCGGCTTCACGCATGATGCATCCCCAGTCGCACGATGTTCTCCTCGGTCAGTTCGTTGCGGGTCAGATGCCCGGCGATGCGCCCCTCGCGCATCACATAGGCGCGGTCGCAGACGTGGCAGATCTCGACCTGCTCGGAGGAGATCATGAGTGCCGCGGCGCCTTCGGCCACCAGCCGGTCGATCAGGGCAAAAATCTCGGACTTGGCGCCGATGTCGATGCCCCGCGTCGGCTCGTCGAAGATGAAGAGCTTCGAGCCGGCCGCCAGCCACTTGCCGATCACGACCTTCTGCTGGTTGCCGCCGGAGAGCAGGCCCACGGTCTGCCGCGCGCTGGGCGTGGCAATGCGCAGCTGCCGGATTAGGCCGTCGGACGTGCGCTGCGCACTGCGCTGGTCGAACAGGCCGCTCGGGAACAGCTTTTTCAGCGCCGACACGACGAGATTGTCGCCGACCGAGCGAAGCAGCGCGAGGCCTTCGCTCTTGCGGCTCTCCGGGATCAGCGCGATGCCGCGGCGGGCGGCGAGATCAGGTTCGCCCGACATGCTCTTGCCGTCGAAGATGATCTCGCCCGACGTCACCGGGTCGGCGCCGAAGATCGCGCGCGCGACCTCGCTGCGGCCGGAGCCGACCAGCCCGCACAGGCCGACGATCTCACCCCGCCGCACCTCGATGTTGATGTCGGAGACGCCGGTCGCCGCGGAGAGGCCCTTGACCTCGAGCAGCAATTCGCCTGGCTTGTCGGCAAAGTTGCGCGGATAGGTCATGTCGACGTTACGGCCGACCATCATGCGCACGAGCTGGTCCGGGGTGACATCGGCGGGCTTGACGCCGTCGATGCGGCGGCCGTCGCGCAGCACCGTGATGCGGTCGCCGAGCGCGAACACCTCGGCCATGCGGTGGGAAATATAGACGATGGAGACGCCGTCGGCCTTCAGCCGCGCGATCAGCGCAAACAATAACTCGGTCTCGCGGTCGGACAGCGCCGCGGTCGGCTCGTCCATCACGAGGATGCGGGCGTTCTGGCTGATCGCCTTCGCGATCTCGACCATCTGCTGCTGTGCGACGCCCAGTTTGTCGACGGTGGTGGCGGGATCGATATCGAAGCCGATCGTGTCGAGCACGCGCTTGGCATCGGCCAGGATCCTGCGGCGGTCGATGGTGCCGGGGATGCGGCCCTTCGGCTCGCGTCCCAGGAAGATGTTCTGGGCGATGTCGAGATAGGGGACCAGCGAGAATTCCTGGAAGATCACGGCAATGCCGAGCTTCTGCGCATCCGCCGTCGAGGCGATCGCGACCCTCTCGCCCTTGTGGTAGAACTCGCCGGCGTCGGCGCGATAGGCGCCGCACAGCACCTTCATCAGGCTGGACTTGCCGGCGCCGTTCTCGCCGAGCAGCATATGCACTTCGCCGGGGTAGACGGCAAAGGACACGTCATCCAGCGCCTTGACGCCGGGAAACTCCTTGCTGATGCCGCGCAGCTCCAGCAATGGCGTTGGCGAGGTGACCTCGATCGGAAGCGCGTCGCTCATGCCTTGGCTCCGCCTGCGAAAATCTTACCCGGGTTCATCAATCCATTCGGATCGAGCGCGTTCTTGACCTGCCGCATCACGTCGACGGCGTCGCCGAGCTCGTCAATGAGATAATCGATCTTGCCGAGCCCGATGCCGTGCTCGCCGGTACAGGTGCCGTCCATGGCGATGGCGCGGGCGACCATGCGGGCCTGCAGCGCTTTGGCGCCTTCGGCTTCATCCGGCTTTGCCGGATCGATCAGGATCAGCATGTGGAAATTGCCGTCGCCGACGTGGCCGACGATCGGCGCGGTGAAGCCGTGCTCGTCCGCGTCGCGCCGCGTCTCGGTCAGGCATTCCGCCAGACGCGAGATCGGCACGCAGACATCGGTAATCACGGCGCGTGCGCCGGGCCGCAGGCCAAGGCCGGCATAGAGCGTGTTGTCGCGGGCATGCCAGAGCCGGCTGCGGTCTTCCGGCGCCTTCGCCCAGGCAAAGCCGTGGCCACCTTGGTCGGCGGCAATCGCCTGCGCAGCTTCGGCCTGCTCGGCAACGGAGCTTTCGGAGCCGTGGAATTCGAAGAACAGGGTGGGGGCCTCGCGATAACCCAGCTTGGCGTAGGCGTTGATGCCGCGCATCATGACGTCGTCGAGCAGCTCGATGCGCGCCACGGGGATCGCGGACTGGATCACGGAGATCGCGGTGTCGACGGCATCGTGCAGCGTGTCGAAGCTGCAGACCGCGGCCGAGATCGCCTGCGGTACGGGTTGCACCTTCAAGGTGATCTCGGTGATGACGCCGAGCGTGCCCTCGGCGCCGACGAACATGCGTGTCAGATCATAGCCCGCTGCCGACTTCCGTGCGCGCTTCGCGGTCCGGATCACGCGGCCGTCGGCCAGCACCACCTCGAGCGCCATGACATTGTCCTTCATGGTGCCGTAGCGCACCGCCATGGTGCCGGAGGCGCGCGTCGAGGTCATGCCGCCGATCGAGGCATCGGCGCCGGGATCGATTGGAAAGAAAAGTCCGGTATTGCGCAGCTCCGCATTGAGCTGCTTGCGGGTGATGCCGGGCTGCACCACGACATCCATGTCGCTGTCGTGCACGCTGAGCACCTTGTTCATGCGCGCGAAGTCGAAGCAGACGCCGCCGGCGACTGCGGCCGCATTGCCTTCCAGCGAGGTGCCGGCGCCGAACGGGACGATCGGCATGCCCGCGCTTGCGCACAGCT
The genomic region above belongs to Bradyrhizobium arachidis and contains:
- a CDS encoding sugar ABC transporter ATP-binding protein; this translates as MSDALPIEVTSPTPLLELRGISKEFPGVKALDDVSFAVYPGEVHMLLGENGAGKSSLMKVLCGAYRADAGEFYHKGERVAIASTADAQKLGIAVIFQEFSLVPYLDIAQNIFLGREPKGRIPGTIDRRRILADAKRVLDTIGFDIDPATTVDKLGVAQQQMVEIAKAISQNARILVMDEPTAALSDRETELLFALIARLKADGVSIVYISHRMAEVFALGDRITVLRDGRRIDGVKPADVTPDQLVRMMVGRNVDMTYPRNFADKPGELLLEVKGLSAATGVSDINIEVRRGEIVGLCGLVGSGRSEVARAIFGADPVTSGEIIFDGKSMSGEPDLAARRGIALIPESRKSEGLALLRSVGDNLVVSALKKLFPSGLFDQRSAQRTSDGLIRQLRIATPSARQTVGLLSGGNQQKVVIGKWLAAGSKLFIFDEPTRGIDIGAKSEIFALIDRLVAEGAAALMISSEQVEICHVCDRAYVMREGRIAGHLTRNELTEENIVRLGMHHA
- a CDS encoding FAD-linked oxidase C-terminal domain-containing protein, giving the protein MGPRVSTSILADRLTGMIGPRASVARGVLDQHGQSESHYRNLPPDIVVFPETTQEVAEIVKLCASAGMPIVPFGAGTSLEGNAAAVAGGVCFDFARMNKVLSVHDSDMDVVVQPGITRKQLNAELRNTGLFFPIDPGADASIGGMTSTRASGTMAVRYGTMKDNVMALEVVLADGRVIRTAKRARKSAAGYDLTRMFVGAEGTLGVITEITLKVQPVPQAISAAVCSFDTLHDAVDTAISVIQSAIPVARIELLDDVMMRGINAYAKLGYREAPTLFFEFHGSESSVAEQAEAAQAIAADQGGHGFAWAKAPEDRSRLWHARDNTLYAGLGLRPGARAVITDVCVPISRLAECLTETRRDADEHGFTAPIVGHVGDGNFHMLILIDPAKPDEAEGAKALQARMVARAIAMDGTCTGEHGIGLGKIDYLIDELGDAVDVMRQVKNALDPNGLMNPGKIFAGGAKA
- a CDS encoding ABC transporter ATP-binding protein — protein: MSVPLLQVNDLKKHFPINKGLFGRQTEFVYAVDGVSFEIARGETLSLVGESGCGKSTVGRAILRLFDITAGQVILDGQRIDDAHPSTMRQMRRRVQVVFQDPFSSLNPRMRVRDILAEPIRNFGLAKSAEDLEVRVTALMDTVRLPREALNRRPHEFSGGQRQRIGIARALAAEPELIVCDEAVSALDVSVKAQIVNLLQDLQQKFGLALLFISHDLAIVEHMTHRVAVMYLGKIVEVAPRREIFAAPKHPYTRALLSAVPLPEPGAKRNPIILGGDVPSPINPPKGCRFHTRCPLVFDRCRTEEPTLRAIGPEQWAACHLAEEVEGL
- a CDS encoding sugar ABC transporter substrate-binding protein encodes the protein MKLTLGYSTCSFALPLLMAAAFTTGARADGETIAVFTKNQTNPFFQTVRVGADNMAKSLNAKTLQYIPTKPDSIPEQLSQIEDVVVKKPSAIVFTPVDYKAMVPGVEKINEAKIPVVNITDRSAGGKFLSFVGADDYSLGLETARFLLKTLGGKGNIVIIEGVKGSLTNVDRVRGFNDAIKENPGAKLLASQPGNYQRLQALQVMENLMQSNSQIDGVLAANDAMAVGAIEALDGANRKAQVIGINGTKEAIDAIKSGKLLASGDYNGFAQGCLGTMMAIRSLRNQPVISEIVLKPTVITKDNYQPFDVPLEQRTCPTFEDAGKLGAK
- a CDS encoding ABC transporter ATP-binding protein, with translation MALLEVENLQTHFRTPSGINRAVDGVSFHVNEGETLAIVGESGCGKSVTSMSLMRLIPEPPGRIAGAIRFAGKDLLALSDREMRAIRGNDISMIFQEPMTSLNPVLTVGRQIRETLMIHQGLDKQAAEAHAIEMLTLVGIPEPKRRVREYPHQLSGGMRQRVMIAIALACNPKLLIADEPTTALDVTIQAQILKLMLDLKRRVGAAIILITHDLGVVAEIAERVMVMYAGRKVEEAPVAELFRSPRHPYTQGLLGAVPKLGSSLAGTATRLAEIPGQVPDLRKPIIGCVFAGRCALATDLCRQYAPGLEEKGPRHIAACHYAAKGAVAA
- a CDS encoding ABC transporter permease, encoding MREAAVVSQPNPLQRIPGVAIVLVLLIALFSAIAPGFLSAANLSNVLVQSTILTMLALPMTLIIMTEGLDLSMGAVLTLTSLCVAIVSLATKSMLLGLGAGLLVGAAFGIANGWLVAILGIPPFVATLGTLGMAQGLSLIVSDGQSVVGIPHSVRDIYSATLLGVPVPIVMALVTYAVFHGLLYHTRFGTYIFALGGNREALRYAGLSPNKLLIAVYAIGGAMAGIAGLLMTARMNSGHPTAGLGLEFDAIAAVAVGGTSFERGNGWLLGTLLGVLSVGVLRNGLNLISLPSSVQVASVGVLVIVALFLDGLRSRA
- a CDS encoding ABC transporter permease — protein: MTDISKEAIAPPRSFLSQDAIQLFYRLLAALLICAVLAVLSDSFLSLGNILNVLRQASLTFFIASGLTLVVLTAGLDLSVGANVALSACIAGTVIHKTGSPALGILTGLACGGIVGLLNGIMVTALRIPSFIATYGMLWVLNGLTYWYMAGETLHGFPAGFRQIGSGYLFGLPIPVYLLLVFLGIGTLFAQRTIWGQEIYAIGANPVAARLSGIPVARRLLLVYAVSGTMAGLASIIFLSRLNSAEADIGESLTLPAIAAVLIGGTSLFGGVGTVFGTFIGALILTLVLNGMNLLSVSANWQPLVTGIIVILAVWLDMKTRRRAQ
- a CDS encoding YciI family protein; protein product: MLFAIHAVDRAGALPTRLANYDAHKAFLSDTSRFGVRIVMSGPLVSDDGQTMIGSLFLIDAPGRSEVEAFNRADPFAAAGIWEKVTITGFLRRQG
- a CDS encoding ABC transporter permease yields the protein MTDTTVNPQSLPTGLVLAPQLPEILRPVTIRRGFIGFLRGHPTVAIGGALLLLLVLIAVFAPYLWTVDPTALAPAKRTRAPSADFWFGTDVLGRDIYSRVLFGARVSLTVGLSVAIFASAAGLAIGMVSGFIRWADGILMRFMDGLMSIPPILLAIALMALTRGSVGNVILAITIAEIPRVSRLVRSVVLSLREQPYVDAAVACGTRTPMIILRHILPNTVAPMLVQATYICASAMITEAILSFIGAGTPPTIPSWGNIMAEGRALWQVKPYIVFFPAAFLSITVLAVNLLGDGLRDALDPRMAKRL